Part of the Virgibacillus natechei genome is shown below.
TCTTTTTACATTGGTTGTAATCATGATAGGGATTTGGGTGAGTCAAATTGTAAGAGGTAATGTTCCACTAACCGATCAATGGACTCGTAATCTGGTGGAACGTGTAGATGGAACGGTGCTATTTTCATTCTTTCGTGCTGTCACGGAATTGGGATCGGAGAATTTTCTAATCGTGTTTACGATTACAATGGCGATTGTTATGTGGCTAATGCTACGTGACTGGCTTCCTGCTTTAATTTTTGCTGGAGGAACACTAGTTAGTCACTTGTTTAACATGCTGATAAAGCGTCTTGTAGGAAGGGATAGACCGAGTATTCTAGAAGCTGCCAATGCTGAAGGGTATAGTTTTCCTTCTGGACATGCGATGATAACAATGGTTTGCTATGGATTATTAGCTTATTTCATCGTCAAGAGGTTATATTCAACTAGAGCAATATTCCTCATACAGTTATTCTTTTCCTTACTTATCTTTCTTGTTGGGATAAGTCGTTATTTTATCAACGTACACTACTTAACAGATGTCGTTTCAGGATTTATTA
Proteins encoded:
- a CDS encoding phosphatase PAP2 family protein, yielding MLNRRNYIILFLFTLVVIMIGIWVSQIVRGNVPLTDQWTRNLVERVDGTVLFSFFRAVTELGSENFLIVFTITMAIVMWLMLRDWLPALIFAGGTLVSHLFNMLIKRLVGRDRPSILEAANAEGYSFPSGHAMITMVCYGLLAYFIVKRLYSTRAIFLIQLFFSLLIFLVGISRYFINVHYLTDVVSGFIIGFFCLIGFIYLYEFIQSQRTSS